GTTAGTTCGCTTCAAAGGAGACAAAGGGCGTGCCGATCAGGTATATACCGGTTATGAGAATTTGGTTGCTGACGATATTGCTGAATCTGTTTATTTTGCCATATCGCAACCTCCGCATGTGGATATTCAGGATATGCTGGTGATGCCTACGGCACAGGCTACAGGGAATATGTTCCATAAAAAGGAGAAGTAGCAAGAGCAGAGCATAAAAGGAGCAGTTTCTTGTTGTAAAGAAATATATAAACTTTCCGATGTGTATTGCATGAAGAAATAAATATTGTAATTTTGCAGTACCAAAGCGTATATAATAATTCTTGAGTTTGTTGTATGCGAACGAAAATGCAAATGGAGGGGGTATCCGAAAAAGGGTATTCCTTTTTTTGTGCTTACCTGTGAGGTATAATGATTTAGAACTTAACATAAATAATGGATCAAAGAATAAAAGGTGGATTGTTAGTGTTTATTGGAGCAGCAAGCTTCGGACTACTTTCCACTATCGTAAAATTTGCATATGCCGAAGGTTACACACTCGGCGAAATCACTGGAACGCAATCTTTCTCAGGAATGGTCATTTTATGGCTATTGTATTTTATTACCAAATCGGTAAAGAAAGGTGATAAAAAAGAAACGATTGATAATACTCAACCTAATACTAAATGGTGGAAAATAGTCATTGCCGGAACCTTTACGGGGCTGGTTGGTATATTCTATTACCAATGTGTGAAACTATTGCCTGCATCGGTCGCTATTATATTGCTGATGCAGTATCTGTGGATAAGTATGCTTATAGAGGCTGTGGTTTTCAGGAAGAAACCCGGACGTAAGCAATTGCTGCTACTTGGCATTGTTTTGATAGGGACTCTGCTTGCCGGTGGAATATTCAGTCAGGAGATTGTGCTCAATTTCAAAGGAGTCGTTTTCGGCTTGCTGGCGGCTACTAGTTATGCTATTTTCTTGATGACAAGCGGACGTGTAGGTAACGATCTGCCCGTACTGAAAAAGAGCGCTTTGATGATTACCGGATCATGCGTTATTACATGGATAATTTTTCCTCCATTGTTCTTCTTTAATGGTGTGTATTTCGGTGGGCTTGTTTTTTGGGGGCTGGCATTGGCTCTGTTGGGTACGGTAGTTCCTCCTCTTTTCTTTTCTATGGGTATGCCCCGTGTGGGTGTCTCGATAGGTGCAATCCTTAATGCTGTCGAGTTGCCTGTCGCGATATCATCTTCGGCATTTATATTGCAAGAATCGGTAGATGCACTTCGCTGGCTCGGAGTAGCCCTAATTTTGTCGGCTATAGTAGCTACAAATATTAGAACAAAAGGAATAAGCAATTGAGTGTAATAGTGACTTGATAGAAGTGGCTTTATTGAGCTACACTATAGGAAGAAAATTAATAATGAGAGTTTATAATTTATATGAAAAAGATTATCTATTATAAACGCTCTTTGATTTATTAGGTCATGAAAAGGAATTATTCTCGCATTCGTTCTCATCTATTCTTTTTAATCACAGAGTAAAAATAGTAATACGGAGTTTCTTGCGTCGTTCCTAAAGCATGTAAGAACAACGTATAGTATTAATTATTATTGACTTCTTCGAAAGAAGAAAAAGTGACAAATAAAAACAACTTAAAAAGTGTCACTTTTGTCACCTTTTATTCGTAATGTATTGATTATTTGTATTGTGCTGTTTTGTGCATTTGTCACTTTTTTACTTATATCCCGGGCTCTTATTTATTAATTGAAAGAAAACTCTACCTTTGCAATTCATTTTACTATAAGTATGCGCATAGATATAATAAGTGTTTTGCCTGAAATGTTTACAGGTCTTTTGGATTGTTCTATTCTTAAGAGAGCTCAAGACAAAAGCTTAGTAGAAATAGTTGTTCACAATCTTCGTGATTATACAACAAATAAACACCGACGTGTGGATGATTATCCTTTCGGGGGCGAAGCCGGCATGGTGATGCAGATAGAACCGATCGATAATGCTATTTCAGCATTAAAGGAACAACGAGTGTACGATGAAGTGATCTATACATCACCCGATGGAGAAGTCTTTGATCAGAAAATAGCAAACCAAATGTCGTCGTATAACAATATTATTATCCTGTGTGGGCATTACAAAGGTATCGACTATCGCGTGCGCGAACATCTGATAACCCGTGAAATATCTATAGGTGATTATGTCCTTACAGGAGGAGAATTGGCTGCTGCTGTTATGACTGATGCTATTGTACGGCTTTTACCCGGCGCAATAGGGGATGAGCAATCGGCTTTGTCAGATTCTTTTCAGGATAATTTACTTGCCCCGCCTGTTTATACACGTCCGGCAGAATATAAGGGTTGGCGTGTACCTGATATTTTGTTGTCGGGTCATCAGGCTAAGGTGGATGAATGGCGCTTGCAGCAAGCTATGGAGCGCACCGAACGTTTGCGTCCTGATTTGCTCGAAAAGAAAGATTAGAATATTACCCTCACCATAACGCGCTCAGTACCAGTAGTCCATTTGGCTCCGTTTTGTATCAGGCGAATGGCTTCATTGTCACAAGTTCCGCAAAGACTTTGTTTTACTTCAAATAGATATGGGCGTCCTTGTTCGTCAACTGAGAATTCAATGGCTACTTTTCCTTTTCTGTCTTTGCACGAATCATCGGTAGGTCGGCGCATTGCCGTTTTTAAGTAGGTATTGTATCTGTTATATCCACCTATTGGTTCAGGTTTCCCTTTCTTTATAGTAAGAGAAGTATTTGCTTCGTCTTTGAAGTTCTCGGGCGCATAAACCTCTACCATGCCATCATCCTCTTGTTGGGATAATACAGTCAGAGCTGCGGTATTGATAGATTCCTCTTTGTCTAGTCTGAACTTGCTTATGTTGGGTTTATATGTTTTGGTTGCTTCGGTATTGTGTTTTGCTATTACAACTATATTCTCTACATAGTATTCTTCAGGTACGTATATGTTGATAATAGAGCTCATGCCTTTATCTTGTGCCTGTAGGTCGTTAGACTCATGGTATCCGATAATCATATATCCGGCTATAGCAAAAATCACAACAGCCGCCGCTGCTACACTTTGCCATATAGGATGATGTTTCTTGATTGTTTTTGTTTTGGCATTCAGGCGTTCGTGTATATTGTTGATACTTGCCAAGTGATCATCGTCGATACTGTCGAAACCTTCTATAGCCTCATACATAAACGGATCTTTCATCGAATCTTTTTCGATCCGATGAGCATCAACGCCTTTCCTTTGTCCTTTTATGTAATCTAAAAAATTCATTCTTTCAGGTTTTTCTCAATGCAGATTTTTAAATTCCTTTTTCCGTTTTGGATATAACTTTTTACACTCTTCAGATGAAATCCTGTTTCATCCACGATCTCAGCATAGGATTTGTCTTCGTAGAAGAACTTCTCCACTGATATGCGCTGAGGCTCGGGCAGCTGCTCCAAGCATTTGTTCAACGCATCTTCTTTTTCTTCATTCGCATTCTCGCTTAATAGATCCAAAATAGGTTCAGATTCCATAAGTTGAGAGTCGAAATTTACTATAATTTCTCTTTTATTTTCTTTTAAAATGTGAAAACAGTGATTTTTAACAACACTATACAGCCAGTTCTTAAAAATCTTTATTTCATAGCCCTGTATTTTCTGAGAGAGGTTCTCAAATATATCTATTACAGCGTCTTGCGATTGTTCGGTGTTTTGCAGATACTTCAGGCACAACCCATAGATGAGAGGTATGTAGCGTTCGTAAAGCTGTTGGAAATATTCAGCTTTACTCGTATCTTTAAACAGTGACAAAAGTTCTTCGTCACTATACTCCTTTCTCTTATGCAGACTAAAAAAACGCAAGGCAATTATTTTTATCACAAAACTACAAGAATTTGGTTAAAATCCAAATAAATGATCCCTTTAACTACTTTGTCATAATATTATCTATTTGCTAATAAATGTAATATTAAATTGTTGGGGTAGTTAATTTTATGTATTTTTGTAAGTGATAATTAATGATGAGTTTAATTTTTTAACTTACACCCATTATGAAAGAAAAAATTGGAACAAATGCAGGAATCATTTGGACTTATCTTGATGCGGAAGGTAGTAAATCTTTAAAGGAAATCAAGAAAGCCTGCAAACTTACAGAAAAAGACATGTATGCAGCTCTTGGCTGGCTAGCCAGAGAAGGGAAAATTGCGTTTAACGAATTAAAGGACGACTTACAAGTCGTTTTGCTTTGAAAGACCTAAACAAGCTTACAAAAGAGGGGTGCTTATTACATATAGTAAGTGCCCCTCTTTGTTTTTTTTCGGTATAATGTATTTTTCAATAATTAAGGAGCGTAATAATTTTGTTAATTCGTTGGTATTATCTATTTTTGTGTAGCATTTTGGCTATTATATGACTGAAAATGATGAAAAACTTCTTGCCGAGTTTGAGATAAGAATGAGGCAGTTAATGTATCTCTGTGATATGCTTAAAGAGGAAAATGCACAGATGAAGCAGGAATTGAAGCAAAAAGAAACAGCGATAGAAGCATTATCATTAAAGTTGGATGCGTTAAATGCTAAATATGACAATTTGAAGTTTGCAAAATCTTTTTCATCAGCAGACCCAGAGGAGAGGATGAATGCTAAAAAACGGTTGTCGAAATTAGTGCGAGATGTAGATAAATGTATCACCATGCTGAAAGCGTAAAAGAAAAATGATGTTATGGATGAGCATTTAATTATTAATCTACGAGTGGCTGATATGAGATACCCTCTTCGTATAAAACGTAGAGATGAGGAAGTTTATCGTAGAGCTGCAGACGAAATAGATTATAAGTTAGTACAATATAAAAATTATTTTACAGGAGTTTCTACTCAGCCGTTGAGGGATGTCGACTATATGGCAATGACATCAATTCAGGCAGTGGCAGAGAAAGTTGAACATCAACTGCGAGCCGAAACTTTCGAGCATAGAATCCAAAGTTTGACAAATGAACTGGATGAATATTTGAAAGCGCAGGTAAAGTAAAGTTTTAAATTGATGATATATAAAGCACTAATTTCAGATATGAGATAAGTTTCATATTTGGGTTGGTGTTTTTTTGTTTATTGAATATAAGTTTTTATCAAAGAAAAATAGAATATGGATATATTATTGTATGGAATTACCTTTCTTGTTGGAGCAATACTGACTTGGGTGGTTTTGAATTTTATGGCGAATTCAAAATTCAAACGTCAAGTAAAAGAGGCGGAACAAGAAGCAGAGGTGATCAAGAAAAATAAACTACTTGAAGTAAAAGAGCAGGCTTTACAGATGAAGTCTGAATTTGAAAAGCAAGTGAATAGTAGGAACTCGAAACTGCAAGCTGCTGAGGCTAAGATTAAGCAACGAGAATTAAGTTTGACCCAGAAGCAGGAAGAGCTTCAACGCAAGCGTAGCGAGGTAGATACAATCAAAACTAATCTAGAGGCTCAATTAGAGGTGATAGATAAGAAAAAGCAAGATCTGGATAAGCTTCACAAACAAGAGGTGGAAAGGCTTGAGGCGTTGTCGGGATTGTCGGCAGAAGAAGTGAAGGAAAAACTGGTAGAAGCTTTGAAAGATGAGGCTCAGTCTCATGCTCAGTCTTATATCAGTGAGATAATGGAAGAGGCTAAAATGACAGCTAATAAAGAAGCTAAGAAGATTGTTATCCAATCTATTCAGCGTGTGGCAACAGAGACTGCAATTGAAAATGCCATAACAGTATTCCATATAGAATCTGACGAAATAAAAGGTCGTATAATCGGACGTGAAGGACGTAATATTCGTGCATTAGAGGCGGCTACAGGGATTGAAATCGTAGTTGATGATACTCCGGAAGCAATTGTTCTTTCAGGATTTGATCCTGTGAGACGTGAGGTTGCACGTTTAGCTTTGCATCAGTTGGTTGCAGACGGACGTATTCACCCGGCACGTATTGAGGAGGTTGTAGCCAAAGTGAGAAAGCAAATCGAAGAAGAAATAATAGAAACAGGAAAACGTACAACTATTGACTTAGGTATACATGGTTTGCACCCAGAGTTGATACGCTTAGTTGGTAAGATGAAGTATCGTTCATCTTATGGACAGAACCTGTTGCAGCATGCTCGTGAAACTGCTAATCTTTGTGCGATTATGGCATCCGAGCTAGGATTGAATGTGAAAAAAGCAAAAAGAGCCGGATTGTTACACGATATAGGTAAAGTTCCAGATGATGAACCGGAACTTCCACACGCTTTGCTTGGTATGAAGTTGGCTGAAAAATATAAAGAAAAAGCCGACGTTTGTAACGCGATAGGATCTCACCACGATGAAGTGGAAATGACAAGCTTATTGGCACCTATCGTGCAAGTTTGTGATGCTATATCTGGTGCTCGTCCTGGTGCTCGTCGTGAAATTGTTGAGGCTTATATCAAACGTTTGAATGATCTGGAGCAATTAGCTCTTTCGTATCCGGGCGTATTGAAAACTTATGCTATTCAGGCTGGTCGTGAGTTGAGAGTTATAGTTGGAGCAGATAAGATTGATGATGTGGAAACTGAAAAACTGTCTGCAGATATCGCTAAACGTATTCAGGATGAGATGACTTATCCGGGACAAGTGAAAATCACTGTCATTCGTGAAACCCGTGCAGTAAGTTATGCTAAATAATAAATTAGACTTAAGATTATAAATGAAGGGAGCTTTTTCGCTCCCTTTGTTGTTTTTATAGTGTTACGGGGTGGAGGGCTAGTTATATATACTTTCTGATTGTATAGCAGGATTGACTAATGAGTGAGGTATATGTGAAAAATATTTTAAATGTAATACTGTAAAACAAATAGCTCAATGATAGTTTTGAGGATAAAAGTTATTTTGTTTACTTTTGTGACTTAGTGTTATAAGAAATAAAAAAATAAAATCATGGCGTACAAAATCGCAGTTTTTGATGCAAAACCATATGACAGAGTTACTTTTGATAGAGTAAATGAGAAATATGGATTCGAACTAACATATCACAAAGAACATCTCGATATAAATAATGTTGTGCTGGCTAACGGTGCAGATGCTGTATGTATTTTTGTTAATGCTGTCGTTGATTCAGACGTTGTAGCAAAATTGAAATCATATGGAATTAATCTGATAGCATTACGTTGTGCCGGTTTCAATAATGTAGATATTTTGGCTGCTGAAAAGCATGGAGTAAAGGTGGTACGTGTACCCGATTATTCTCCGCATGCTATTGCTGAACATACTTTGGCTTTGATGCTTTGTCTTAACCGCAAAGTTCATCGTGCTTTTTTACGAACACGCGACGGAAACTTTTCTCTTGTCGGATTCGAAGGTTTTGATATGTACGGAAAGACTGTTGGTGTGATCGGTACAGGCAAGATTGGTAAGGTAGCTATAGGTTTGTTCAAAGGTTTAGGAATGAATGTGCTGGCTTATGATCTGTATCCTGATAATGCTTTTGCCGAAGCAGAAGGTATTAAATATGTTACTTTGGATGAGTTGTATGCCAATTCTGATATAATTACCTTGCATTGCCCGTTGACAAAGGAAACAGAGTATCTCATCTGCGATGAATCTATCAACAAAATGAAAGACGGCGTGATGATTGTTAATACAGGTAGAGGAAAGTTGATTCATACAAGACATCTGATTGATGGATTGTTAAGCCGAAAGATTGGCTATGCCGGATTAGATGTATATGAAGAAGAAGGAGCATACTTCTACGAAGACCACTCTGATGCTGTGATGACAGATGATGTATTGGCTCGACTTTTGTCTTTTAACAATGTGATAGTAACTTCGCATCAGGCATTCTTTACTCAGGAGGCGATGGAGAATATCGCAAATACTACAATGAATAGTATTTCTGATTTCTTTGCAGGCAAAGAACTTAAAAACCAAGTAGTTTATAAAGCGTAACTTTATACATCGATTAATTTCCTTATGAACAAAGTTTTGAGTCTTCTTATTTTGCTCTTTATTGCAAATGTAACTTATGCAATAGACTCAAGATTTGTTGTAGTAATTGATGCCGGGCACGGAGGAAAAGATACCGGGGCAACCAGAGGTGGATATAAAGAGAAAGATATAAATCTTGGAGTTGTCTTAGCTTTAGGTCAATTGATAGAGCGAAATCATAAAGATGTAAAAGTTGTATATACTCGAAAATCAGATGTTTTTGTAGATCTTGATAAAAGAGCTGATATAGCAAATAAGGCTAAAGCTAATTTATTTATCTCGGTTCATACCAACTCTACAGCAGCAAAGTCAACTTCAGTATCGGGTGCTGATACTTATATTTTGGGGTTGGCTCGTAGTGAAGAAAACCTACAAGTTGCCAAGCGGGAAAACTCTGTGATATTATTAGAAGATAATTACAAAACCAAATATGAGGGCTTTGATCCTAATTCGCCCGAATCGTATATTATTTTTGAATTCATGACGAACACCTTTATGGAGCAAAGTCTACAATTTGCTTCTTTTGTTCAGTCTGATTTTAGGAATGTAGCAAAGCGAGTGGATAGAGGGGTTCGTCAGGCCGGATTTTTGGTGTTAAGAAAAACAAGTGCTCCGAGTGTGTTGATTGAGCTAGGTTTTATAAATAATCAATCGGAGGCACAGTTTTTATCAACAAAGTCAGGACAACAGTCGATGGCTACAGCTATATACTCCGGTTTTAGAAAATACAAACGTGACTTTGATAAAAAACAAGGGAAATTAGTTGTAGGATCTACAGAAGTAGAAGATATTAGTTTTGATGATGTAGAAGAAGAAACGATAACCGTTAAGAATGATCAGAATGAAGACAGGATATCTCAAGTGTCAGTTTCTGAAAAAGTAAGAAACAATACTGCGTCATCAAATAAAAAAATAGAAAAAGATCAAATAGAATATAGAGTGCAGTTTCTTGTATCGCCTCGCAAGTTATCTGGAAATTCACCGGCTCTGAAGGGATTGTCTCCCGTGTCTTTTTATAAAGATGGTAGTGTGTATAGATATACATACGGTTCAACTACCAATTTTAATGAAATAACAAAGATACAGAATCAGGTAAGGTTGAAATTTAAAGATGCATTTGTTATAAGAATGAAGAATGGGAAGCGTATAAAGTAATAAGCACCGGATTAACTAACATACAATAGAGATACATTATGGGTAAAATATCTAAAGAAGTAAAAATAGGCATGGCTTTTGTAATTGCAATATTTATATTGTATTACGGAATCAGTTTCTTGAAAGGAATTAACTTGTTCAGGCCATCTAATTCGTATATGGTAGTTTTTGACGATGTTGCCGGATTAACACAGGCTACACCGGTAACTCTAAACGGTTATCCGATCGGTTTGGTATCTTCTATGAAGTTGGATACAGAACACGGAAATCGTATCATTACTTATTTGGATATGAACAAAGGAGTGCAACTACCTAAAGGTAGTAAAATGATATTAGATGTATCTATGTTGGGCTCTGCCACAATAATTGTTAAAGAAAGCGATAATAAGACAGAGTTTATTTCCCCTTCGGACACTATAATTGGCATTCGAAATAAAGGCATGCTGGATGCTGCAGGGGGGATGATCCCTCAAATACAGAATCTCATGCCGAAGATAGATTCTATTTTGACCGGTATAAATGTGCTGGTCAATAATCCTGCTTTATCTCAATCTTTGTCTGATGTGAATCAAATAACAGGAGATTTAGCTAAAACAACAAAACAGCTGAATGTAATGATGGCAGCATTAAATAAAGATGTGCCTACAATTACCGGAAACCTTAGTCAGGCCTCAACCGATTTTGCTACTATGTCGAAACAATTTAACCAAATTGATTTGGCTTCTACTTATAAGTCTGTTGATGCAACCGTGAAAAGCTTAGAAAATCTTTCAGCAAAAATGAATTCGAAAGATGGATCTATTGGTCTGTTGCTGAATGATAGACAACTCTATGATAGTATTGTCAATACCATGAGTAACGCATCTCTGCTTCTTAAAGACGTAAAAGAAAACCCTTCCCGTTATATTAATGTCAAGGTGTTTTAAGGTCATTGTTTAGAATTATTCTAAATAAGCAAAAAACATTATTTTTTGTAAAGGTGTAACACGAATGCTTTCTGAGAGATATTTCGGAATTGTTAAAATTTTGTTACATTTCATTATTGGCTACTAAGGTCTTGATTTAGATAGGCTTTTGAAGGTACTTCCCCTCTGATTGGGTTAAAGCTCTATAAGTAGTTGATATTAAGTGAGATGCTTGCTTGTAAGGAATTCCAAATTTATACCCACTTTTTTTTATTGAAAATATTTTAGAAATTTACATTCGGAAGCAATTAATAAATATTCAAATTCATATTAAATAACGTAAATGGAACAAGTGTCAGCTCAGAAATTATGGTCAAATTGTTTGAAGGTTTTTCAGGATAATGTAACTGAGGCCGCTTTCAAGACATGGTTTCTGCCTATTGTCCCACTCTCGTACGAAAACAGGGTGTTTACGATACAAGTTCCCAGCCAATTCTTTTACGAATATTTAGAAGACAAGTTCATTGATTTGCTCAAAGCCACATTATATAGAGAAATAGGCAGCGATACGATATTGCAATATCGCATACTTATGGAAAATACTACAAATACATTAGTAGACTATCGTGGCGATGCAAAATCTTCTACAGATAAGATTGTACTAGGAAAGAATACAAACAAAGTCCCTAATCCATTCCAAAAAGTAGTAGCGGATGATTTTGATTCGCAACTGAATAATAAATATACATTCGATAACTTTTTTGAAGGGGAAAGTAACAAGCTGGCTCGTACCGCAGGGGAAACTATAACAAGAAATCCAGGGAAGACAGCCTTCAATCCTTTGTTTGTTCATGGAACATCAGGTGTGGGTAAAACACATTTGTGTCATGCAATAGGAAATAGCATTAAGGAACAATATCCGGAGAAACGTGTATTGTATGTATCTGCTCATTTGTTTAAAGTACAATATGCAGATGCGGGACGATACAATACGACCAATGATTTTATTAATTTCTATCAGGGCATAGATGTCCTTATCATAGATGATATCCACGAATTAGCCGGAATAGAGAAAACGCAGAATACATTATTTCATATATTCAATCATTTACATCAGAACAATAAGCAGCTTATTCTCACTTGCGACAAGTCTCCTTCGGAGCTACACGGTGTTGAAGAACGATTGCTGACTCGCTTTAGATGGGGATTAACTACTAAAGTTGATAATCCGGACAAGATGTTAAGATTGAAAATCCTTCAGAATAAGATATTACACGATGGATTGTCTATTCCTGAGGATGTAGTAGATTATATAGCTGAAAATGTAACAGATAATGCTCGAGACTTAGAAGGTATTATTGTCTCTATAATGGCTCACTCTTTGGTGTATAACAAAGAGATCGACTTGCCTTTGGCCAGACGAGTTATTGGTCAGGCAATAAAGAAGATAGAAGCAAAGAAAATCACAATTAATACAATAGAATCTGCTGTTTGTGATTTCTACAATATCAAGAGCGAACTTATTCATACAGCATCAAGAAAACGTCAGATTGTGCAAGCAAGACAGGTAGCGATGTATCTCTCTAAGAGCTATACGGAAATGTCTCTTGCTCAGATTGGCTCTTTGATAGGTAAGAAAAACCATGCGACGGTACTCCACGCATGTAGAACTGTACGAGAGCAAATGGAAGTAGATAAAACATTCCGAGAGGAAGTTGCTGAAATAGAAAAGAAATTAAAAGGTTGAATTTGAGAATTCAACCTTTTTTCTTCACCACCTTTTTTTAGCAAAATCATGTGTCTGCGGACTAACTTTACAATATCAAAAATCTTCTTTTTTTCATAATCAACGCTTAAGATTATCTTGTTCTGAATGCATCAACTAAGAATATTCAGGTTGAAATAGATACTTAAGCCTAATATTTAGTATTTTTGTAAGTTTGGATAAGAATGCTTATATAATTATGAATCAATCAAACATAAATATAAAAAATAAACGTGCAAGTTTTGATTATGAATTTATCGAAACATATACTGCTGGCATTGTGCTTACAGGAACAGAAATAAAATCTATTCGCCTTGGTAAAGCCAGTCTGGTGGATACATTTTGTATGTTCGAAAAGAATGAGCTGTGGGTACGTAATATGTACATTGCAGAATATTTTTATGGTTCGTATAACAATCATGCTGCACGTAGTGATCGCAAACTTTTGTTGAATAAGAAAGAGCTGAAAAAAATACAGCGATTGGTAAAAGAAACAGGATATACGATCGTACCTACCCGTATTTTCTTAAATGAACGGGGTTTAGCTAAGGTAAATATAGCTGTAGCACGAGGTAAAAAACAATATGATAAACGTCAGTCGCTACGCGAGAAAGACGATAAGCGCGCTATGGATCGTGCTATGAAGCATTAATTGTATAGGTAATGTTGCAGGGATTTAAAAGGATTTTATTCGAACAAAAATACATTGTTCTGGCTTCCATATTACTGTTCTTCGGTATTTATGGACTGAATCATTATTTCCCTATTACCCTCGATGATTGGACATACAGTATGACAGCCGAAGGCAATAGAGTCGGTTTCTCTGACATTATTCCGTATCAATATGTTCATTACTTCAAGTGGGGAGGACGTTCAGTTGTTCATGCGATAGCTCAGTTTATGCTTGCTGCAGGTGTTTTCTGGGGTGATATCATCAATAGCATTGGGTATATAGTATTAGTTGTAACAATCTATTATATAGCAAATAAGGGAAACAAGAGTAATTTGTCACTTTTTGTTGGAATAAATCTGTTGATATGGTTTCTTACACCTGCATTGATCGAAAATGTTTTTTGGATTACGGGGAGTGCAAATTATATGTGGGGAACCTTACTCATCCTGTTGTTTCTATCTTTCTATTGCTCTGCTTATCTTGCAGGAAAGTCTAACGATAGTTGGATAAAAGCCTGTGCAATGTTTTTGCTTGGTATTATCGCCGGATGGACAAATGAGAATATGGCTGTGGCGATGATTTTCTTTGTTATATGCTTAATTATGTTAGCGAAAAAAGAAAAGCAAACGCTACACAAATGGATGATATTAGGGCTTATAGGAGCTATTGTAGGGTGTGCTTTTATGCTGTTAGCGCCGGGTAATTATATAAGAAATGCAGGAGAACTTAGCAACCTGAATTCGGGAGGCACTGAACCTATATACATGTTTTATGTTTATAGGTTTACAAGCATTTTGAAAATGTCTACTTGGTATGCACTTATTCCAACAGTTATATATGTAATCTTTTTATTTCTATATTTCAAATTCAAAAAGAAAGATAGTAATAAGAAGATACTGTTTTTGTCCTTGTTATTTGCCTTTACAGCAGGTGTGGGAACGTTGGCTATGACTGGTGCTCCAACTTTTCCTACTCGGGTGTGGTTTGCTATACTGATATTCCTGTTTATTGCTACAGGATTGTTATATGCCAATCTTGATTTTTCCATTTCTGTGATAAAGAAGTCTTTATACTCAATCATTGGAGTTGCTTCTTTAGTGTTTATTTATTCATATTGGCTAAGTCTCGAAGACTTTAAACGAATACATGGAATATGGGCAGAAAGAAATCGGATTGTGCTTGCTGAAAAACAAAAAGGAATAAAAGATATTATAATATATGGACGTTTTAATGCATCTGAATCGATATTGGTACGCCCTAAAACGGGAGATATTCCTTTAGATTCGATTGTGTGGATGCAGAATGCGTATGGAAATTAT
The Dysgonomonas mossii genome window above contains:
- the rny gene encoding ribonuclease Y codes for the protein MDILLYGITFLVGAILTWVVLNFMANSKFKRQVKEAEQEAEVIKKNKLLEVKEQALQMKSEFEKQVNSRNSKLQAAEAKIKQRELSLTQKQEELQRKRSEVDTIKTNLEAQLEVIDKKKQDLDKLHKQEVERLEALSGLSAEEVKEKLVEALKDEAQSHAQSYISEIMEEAKMTANKEAKKIVIQSIQRVATETAIENAITVFHIESDEIKGRIIGREGRNIRALEAATGIEIVVDDTPEAIVLSGFDPVRREVARLALHQLVADGRIHPARIEEVVAKVRKQIEEEIIETGKRTTIDLGIHGLHPELIRLVGKMKYRSSYGQNLLQHARETANLCAIMASELGLNVKKAKRAGLLHDIGKVPDDEPELPHALLGMKLAEKYKEKADVCNAIGSHHDEVEMTSLLAPIVQVCDAISGARPGARREIVEAYIKRLNDLEQLALSYPGVLKTYAIQAGRELRVIVGADKIDDVETEKLSADIAKRIQDEMTYPGQVKITVIRETRAVSYAK
- a CDS encoding cell division protein ZapA; its protein translation is MDEHLIINLRVADMRYPLRIKRRDEEVYRRAADEIDYKLVQYKNYFTGVSTQPLRDVDYMAMTSIQAVAEKVEHQLRAETFEHRIQSLTNELDEYLKAQVK
- a CDS encoding RNA polymerase sigma factor; translation: MIKIIALRFFSLHKRKEYSDEELLSLFKDTSKAEYFQQLYERYIPLIYGLCLKYLQNTEQSQDAVIDIFENLSQKIQGYEIKIFKNWLYSVVKNHCFHILKENKREIIVNFDSQLMESEPILDLLSENANEEKEDALNKCLEQLPEPQRISVEKFFYEDKSYAEIVDETGFHLKSVKSYIQNGKRNLKICIEKNLKE
- a CDS encoding 2-hydroxyacid dehydrogenase, which produces MAYKIAVFDAKPYDRVTFDRVNEKYGFELTYHKEHLDINNVVLANGADAVCIFVNAVVDSDVVAKLKSYGINLIALRCAGFNNVDILAAEKHGVKVVRVPDYSPHAIAEHTLALMLCLNRKVHRAFLRTRDGNFSLVGFEGFDMYGKTVGVIGTGKIGKVAIGLFKGLGMNVLAYDLYPDNAFAEAEGIKYVTLDELYANSDIITLHCPLTKETEYLICDESINKMKDGVMIVNTGRGKLIHTRHLIDGLLSRKIGYAGLDVYEEEGAYFYEDHSDAVMTDDVLARLLSFNNVIVTSHQAFFTQEAMENIANTTMNSISDFFAGKELKNQVVYKA
- a CDS encoding winged helix-turn-helix domain-containing protein — its product is MKEKIGTNAGIIWTYLDAEGSKSLKEIKKACKLTEKDMYAALGWLAREGKIAFNELKDDLQVVLL
- the trmD gene encoding tRNA (guanosine(37)-N1)-methyltransferase TrmD, with the protein product MRIDIISVLPEMFTGLLDCSILKRAQDKSLVEIVVHNLRDYTTNKHRRVDDYPFGGEAGMVMQIEPIDNAISALKEQRVYDEVIYTSPDGEVFDQKIANQMSSYNNIIILCGHYKGIDYRVREHLITREISIGDYVLTGGELAAAVMTDAIVRLLPGAIGDEQSALSDSFQDNLLAPPVYTRPAEYKGWRVPDILLSGHQAKVDEWRLQQAMERTERLRPDLLEKKD
- a CDS encoding EamA family transporter, giving the protein MDQRIKGGLLVFIGAASFGLLSTIVKFAYAEGYTLGEITGTQSFSGMVILWLLYFITKSVKKGDKKETIDNTQPNTKWWKIVIAGTFTGLVGIFYYQCVKLLPASVAIILLMQYLWISMLIEAVVFRKKPGRKQLLLLGIVLIGTLLAGGIFSQEIVLNFKGVVFGLLAATSYAIFLMTSGRVGNDLPVLKKSALMITGSCVITWIIFPPLFFFNGVYFGGLVFWGLALALLGTVVPPLFFSMGMPRVGVSIGAILNAVELPVAISSSAFILQESVDALRWLGVALILSAIVATNIRTKGISN